In Hamadaea flava, a genomic segment contains:
- a CDS encoding Gfo/Idh/MocA family protein: MRFGLLGTGYWATETQATALAAHPRAELVAVWGRDPAKAGAVAERFGLQAYEQIDDLLAHVDAVAVALPPHVQAPLAARAARAGKHLLLDKPLALDIEDAEDVVAATRETGVANLVFFTNRYDPVVAEALADAEQTGGWFAGRVTLFGAIDTPGSPYAQSQWRHEHGGLWDVGPHALARLLPVLGPVRQVTAVAGTRQTGHVLLRHESGAVSEMGLTVHAPAAAGHFSNVFYGEAGVREVPGGSISAVEAFGNAVDELLALAQTPGAGHPCDVVFAAQVVRVLFAALESVEFGRTISLGE, from the coding sequence ATGCGCTTCGGACTTCTCGGCACCGGATATTGGGCGACGGAGACTCAGGCGACGGCGCTGGCCGCGCATCCGCGGGCGGAGCTGGTCGCCGTGTGGGGCCGCGATCCGGCCAAGGCGGGGGCGGTCGCCGAACGGTTCGGGCTCCAGGCGTACGAGCAGATCGACGACCTGTTGGCCCACGTGGACGCGGTGGCCGTGGCGCTGCCCCCGCACGTGCAGGCCCCGTTGGCCGCGCGGGCCGCGCGGGCGGGCAAGCACCTGCTGTTGGACAAGCCGCTGGCCTTGGACATCGAGGACGCCGAGGACGTGGTGGCCGCGACCCGCGAGACGGGCGTCGCCAACCTCGTGTTCTTCACCAACCGCTATGACCCGGTGGTCGCCGAGGCTCTCGCCGACGCCGAGCAGACCGGCGGCTGGTTCGCGGGGCGCGTCACGCTGTTCGGCGCGATCGACACGCCCGGCTCGCCCTACGCGCAGTCGCAGTGGCGGCACGAGCACGGCGGTCTCTGGGACGTCGGCCCGCACGCGCTCGCGCGGCTGCTGCCGGTCCTCGGCCCGGTGCGCCAGGTGACGGCGGTGGCCGGCACCCGGCAGACCGGGCACGTCCTGCTGCGCCACGAGTCCGGCGCGGTGAGCGAGATGGGCCTGACCGTCCACGCGCCGGCGGCGGCGGGCCATTTCAGCAACGTCTTCTACGGCGAAGCCGGCGTTCGCGAGGTGCCGGGCGGGTCCATCAGCGCCGTCGAGGCGTTCGGCAACGCGGTCGACGAACTCCTCGCGCTGGCGCAGACTCCGGGGGCCGGTCACCCCTGTGACGTGGTCTTCGCAGCTCAAGTGGTACGCGTTCTGTTCGCCGCGCTGGAGTCTGTCGAGTTCGGTCGCACCATCTCTTTGGGAGAATGA
- a CDS encoding alpha-amylase family glycosyl hydrolase produces the protein MQRRSRLTAVLSAGVLLAALGPATSVRADAPVSNRASLKQDLCYQIATDRFFDGNTGNNNPTKSPGLYDSTKANWKLYWGGDFAGIQQKLAYLKNMGVTSIWISPHVDNIDKAAVYSGTANAGYHGYWTRDFKKPEEHFGTLAEFDALIAAAHTNGIKVIMDWAPNHTSPANPADATFAEAGALYDNGTFLGNYVSDPNGYFHHNGGITNWDDRYQTQYLNLADLADLEQQNPTINNLLKTDANYWMDRGVDGVRVDAVKHMTAGWQKSFADTVLSHKDTTLFGEWYLGSQSDPLYDDNVRFANTSGISVLDFYLNIAMRNAFGSGGSMTALDAAITKTGADYKYKENLVTFIDNHDMSRFLTLNNNQSLLHQALAFMLTVRGTPCLYYGTEQYLHNDTSGGGDPWNRPMMPGFSETTTAYQVVKKLSALRQTNPALAWGTHQQRWINSNVYIYERKFNNDVVLVAINKGASAASITGLNTALPAGTYGDQLTGTLGGGSLTVTSGSGGNNPANSFTLNAGNVAVWSYHPAEPSAPQIGSVGPTLTRAGNTITVEGRGFGTSGTLKVGGVTASTTSWAANRITATVPSGVTAGTASVTVTTSGGTSNGYDVVTESGAQVPVTFTVTNASPTSVGDNIYLSGSVAELGNWSTSKSVAIGPMLAPNYPTWYVTASVPACTTIQFKFLKITSGGAVTWENGSNHSYTTPCSSTGSTTVGWQY, from the coding sequence CTCGACCAAGGCCAACTGGAAGCTCTACTGGGGCGGCGACTTCGCCGGCATCCAGCAGAAGCTGGCGTACCTGAAGAACATGGGGGTGACCTCGATCTGGATCTCGCCGCACGTCGACAACATCGACAAGGCGGCGGTCTACAGCGGCACCGCCAACGCCGGCTACCACGGCTATTGGACACGCGACTTCAAGAAGCCCGAGGAGCATTTCGGTACGCTCGCCGAGTTCGACGCGCTCATCGCGGCCGCGCACACCAACGGCATCAAGGTGATCATGGACTGGGCGCCGAACCACACGAGCCCGGCCAACCCCGCCGACGCCACCTTCGCCGAAGCGGGTGCGCTCTACGACAACGGGACCTTCCTCGGCAACTACGTCTCCGACCCGAACGGCTACTTCCACCACAACGGCGGCATCACCAACTGGGACGACCGCTACCAGACGCAGTACCTCAACCTCGCCGACCTGGCCGATCTGGAGCAGCAGAACCCCACGATCAACAACCTGCTCAAGACCGACGCCAACTATTGGATGGACCGCGGGGTCGACGGCGTACGCGTGGACGCGGTCAAGCACATGACGGCGGGCTGGCAGAAGTCCTTCGCCGACACCGTGCTCAGCCACAAGGACACCACCCTGTTCGGGGAGTGGTACCTGGGCAGCCAGTCCGATCCGCTCTACGACGACAACGTGCGGTTCGCCAACACGAGCGGCATCTCGGTGCTCGACTTCTACCTGAACATCGCGATGCGCAACGCGTTCGGTTCGGGCGGCTCGATGACGGCGCTGGACGCGGCGATCACGAAGACGGGCGCGGACTACAAGTACAAGGAAAACCTGGTCACCTTCATCGACAACCACGACATGTCGCGGTTCCTGACGCTGAACAACAACCAGTCGCTGCTGCACCAGGCGCTGGCGTTCATGCTGACCGTCCGGGGTACGCCGTGCCTTTACTACGGCACCGAGCAGTACCTGCACAACGACACCAGCGGCGGCGGCGACCCGTGGAACCGGCCGATGATGCCCGGCTTCAGCGAGACGACGACGGCGTACCAGGTGGTCAAGAAGCTGTCGGCGCTGCGCCAGACCAATCCGGCGCTGGCCTGGGGCACCCACCAGCAGCGGTGGATCAACAGCAACGTCTACATCTACGAGCGCAAGTTCAACAACGACGTCGTCCTCGTGGCGATCAACAAGGGCGCGTCGGCGGCGAGCATCACCGGGCTCAACACCGCACTGCCCGCCGGAACCTACGGCGACCAGCTCACCGGTACGCTCGGCGGCGGCTCGCTGACCGTCACCAGTGGATCCGGCGGCAACAACCCGGCGAACTCGTTCACCTTGAACGCGGGGAACGTGGCGGTGTGGTCCTACCACCCGGCTGAGCCGAGTGCACCGCAGATCGGCAGCGTCGGCCCGACGCTGACCCGGGCCGGGAACACGATCACGGTCGAGGGCCGGGGCTTCGGCACGAGCGGCACCCTCAAGGTCGGCGGCGTCACGGCGTCGACGACCAGCTGGGCGGCGAACCGGATCACCGCGACCGTTCCGTCCGGCGTGACGGCTGGGACCGCCTCGGTGACCGTCACGACGAGTGGTGGGACGAGCAACGGCTACGACGTGGTCACCGAGTCGGGGGCGCAGGTGCCGGTGACCTTCACGGTCACCAACGCCTCGCCGACGAGCGTCGGGGACAACATCTATCTCTCCGGCAGCGTCGCCGAACTGGGCAACTGGTCGACGAGCAAGTCCGTGGCGATCGGGCCGATGCTGGCGCCGAACTATCCGACCTGGTACGTGACGGCGAGCGTGCCGGCGTGCACGACGATCCAGTTCAAGTTCCTCAAGATCACCTCAGGTGGCGCGGTGACCTGGGAGAACGGCTCCAACCACAGTTACACCACCCCGTGTTCGAGCACCGGCTCGACAACGGTCGGCTGGCAGTACTGA
- a CDS encoding YbhB/YbcL family Raf kinase inhibitor-like protein: protein MGLMRAKAQIPYDALPEVPSFELVSDDLTEGKPVPLDFVHTYAGGGNNIPHLRWSGFPAETAGFAVTCYDPDAPTGSGWWHWSAVGFPPDVTEIVDGRLPGEVFAVRNDFGDKEYGGPCPPPGDAPHRYIFAVHALGSVLTDVDDDASPAAVGFNLTFATIARATLTALYSR, encoded by the coding sequence CTGGGACTCATGCGAGCCAAGGCGCAAATTCCATATGACGCCCTTCCCGAGGTTCCGTCGTTCGAGCTGGTCAGCGACGATCTGACCGAGGGCAAGCCGGTGCCGCTCGACTTCGTCCACACGTACGCCGGCGGCGGGAACAACATCCCGCACCTGCGCTGGTCGGGCTTCCCCGCCGAGACCGCCGGCTTCGCCGTGACCTGCTACGACCCGGACGCGCCCACCGGCAGCGGCTGGTGGCACTGGTCGGCCGTCGGCTTCCCGCCCGACGTCACGGAGATCGTCGACGGACGGCTGCCCGGCGAGGTCTTCGCCGTCCGCAACGACTTCGGCGACAAGGAGTACGGCGGCCCGTGCCCGCCGCCGGGCGACGCCCCGCACCGCTACATCTTCGCGGTGCACGCTCTGGGTTCGGTGCTGACCGACGTGGACGACGACGCCAGCCCGGCGGCGGTCGGGTTCAACCTGACGTTCGCGACGATCGCCCGCGCGACCCTCACCGCCCTCTACTCCCGCTGA